One Calditrichia bacterium DNA window includes the following coding sequences:
- a CDS encoding nitrate- and nitrite sensing domain-containing protein — MAWLKNLTFKFKLLLLVSISMMAMVFFSANQISEKRQIASSMAQVVKLVELSTKISALVHETQKERGRTAGFIGSQGVQFKTELVAQRSITDEKSAELAAFLSDFSKSAYGEEFRELLESARSDLSRIGETRQKISALQLPIDAALAYYTGMNAKFLNTIAKGSGVSNDPEISVELTAYANFLKSKERSGIERAVLSNTFARDNFAGENFKKFHGLVVAQDTYVDVFMSLASPDQKTYYQEITQNDAFENVLKFRSVAYAHFYEGGFGVDAGEWFNTITEKINFLKNVEDRLSVDLLSHAGANYSRANGEFIFFLAIALLSFAISFGVGYLVYRQIAEPIVAMQVAAKRLSEGDLDLQISYRSKDELGQLGDSFRDFIERLREIVNSVQNSAGSTLDSSVEFRSASDQIAGASTEQAATIEEISASIEEISANIAQSAENAAHTETIAQNVSQHASVGGEAVMQTVSAMREIVSKISIIGEIARQTNLLALNAAIEAARAGESGRGFAVVAAEVRKLAERSQAAAGEINEVSAKNIVIAEKAGETLQFILPEIEKTAELVRQISIASSEQSSGIEQINKAIQQFDQAIQQNAASAEELSASATELQATATEVKTAIDFFSLNQSDISQSQLGLPKRRTALPQPAAKTLV, encoded by the coding sequence ATGGCTTGGTTAAAGAACCTGACATTCAAATTCAAATTGTTGCTGTTGGTCAGTATTTCGATGATGGCGATGGTGTTTTTTTCAGCCAATCAAATTTCAGAAAAACGGCAAATCGCATCGTCAATGGCACAAGTCGTAAAGCTTGTCGAATTGTCCACCAAAATCAGTGCGTTGGTTCACGAAACCCAAAAAGAACGCGGACGCACCGCCGGATTTATCGGCAGCCAGGGTGTACAATTCAAAACCGAGCTGGTTGCCCAACGCTCGATCACCGATGAAAAATCGGCGGAGTTGGCTGCGTTTTTAAGCGATTTTTCCAAATCCGCATATGGCGAAGAGTTCCGGGAATTGCTGGAATCCGCCCGATCAGATTTATCCCGAATAGGGGAAACACGTCAAAAAATTTCGGCGCTTCAACTGCCCATCGATGCAGCGCTGGCTTATTACACCGGAATGAATGCCAAATTTTTGAACACGATTGCAAAAGGTTCCGGCGTTAGTAACGACCCTGAAATCTCAGTAGAATTAACAGCTTACGCGAATTTTTTGAAATCGAAAGAGCGTTCCGGTATCGAACGCGCGGTGTTGAGCAACACTTTTGCGCGCGATAATTTTGCTGGCGAAAATTTCAAAAAATTTCACGGACTGGTTGTCGCCCAGGATACTTATGTTGATGTTTTTATGTCACTTGCGTCGCCTGACCAAAAAACCTATTATCAAGAAATTACCCAAAACGACGCGTTTGAAAACGTGTTGAAATTCCGGTCCGTTGCTTATGCGCATTTTTACGAAGGCGGCTTTGGCGTGGATGCCGGTGAATGGTTCAATACGATAACCGAAAAAATCAATTTTTTGAAAAATGTAGAAGACCGGCTTTCTGTTGATCTGTTGAGCCATGCCGGAGCAAATTATTCCCGCGCCAACGGCGAATTTATTTTCTTTCTCGCTATTGCGCTGTTGAGTTTTGCGATTTCTTTTGGGGTGGGATATCTGGTGTATCGCCAGATTGCCGAGCCGATTGTTGCGATGCAGGTCGCTGCCAAACGGCTTTCCGAAGGCGATCTGGATTTGCAGATCAGTTATCGTTCCAAAGATGAGCTGGGGCAATTGGGTGATTCGTTCCGTGACTTCATCGAGCGGCTCCGGGAGATCGTCAATTCGGTTCAGAACTCTGCCGGATCGACCCTGGACAGCAGCGTGGAATTCCGCAGTGCGTCGGATCAAATTGCCGGCGCGTCAACGGAGCAAGCCGCTACAATCGAAGAAATATCCGCATCAATCGAAGAGATATCTGCGAATATTGCCCAAAGTGCGGAAAACGCGGCCCACACAGAAACGATAGCCCAAAACGTATCACAGCATGCCAGCGTTGGCGGTGAAGCGGTAATGCAAACGGTTTCCGCGATGCGGGAAATTGTGTCCAAAATATCGATCATCGGTGAAATTGCCCGGCAAACCAATTTGCTGGCATTGAACGCCGCCATCGAAGCCGCCCGCGCCGGCGAGAGCGGACGCGGTTTTGCTGTTGTGGCAGCGGAAGTGCGAAAATTGGCGGAACGCAGTCAGGCTGCCGCCGGTGAAATAAATGAGGTTTCCGCAAAAAATATTGTGATCGCAGAAAAAGCCGGTGAAACCCTGCAATTCATTCTGCCGGAAATCGAAAAAACCGCGGAACTGGTTCGTCAAATCAGTATAGCAAGTAGCGAGCAATCCAGCGGCATTGAGCAAATCAACAAAGCAATCCAGCAGTTTGATCAGGCAATTCAGCAGAATGCCGCATCGGCAGAGGAGCTTTCCGCATCTGCAACCGAACTGCAAGCCACTGCAACGGAAGTCAAAACTGCGATAGATTTTTTCTCTCTGAACCAGTCGGATATTTCACAATCTCAATTGGGTTTGCCCAAGCGCAGGACCGCGTTGCCGCAACCCGCTGCCAAAACCCTCGTTTAA
- the mnmG gene encoding tRNA uridine-5-carboxymethylaminomethyl(34) synthesis enzyme MnmG produces the protein MNRFDVVVAGGGHAGIEAALATARLGLKTAMVTLKKETIGKMSCNPAIGGLAKGHLVREIDALGGEMGKIIDKTGIHFKMLNRSKGPAVWSPRAQADRLEYMYDAQRRIFAQENLEVIAGSVIGVIQQNGKVVAAKLEDGSEIPCRAIVLTCGTFLNGCIHIGLNNMASGRAGEKAVKGLTESLLEMGFQTGRLKTGTPPRVHIDSIDFSKTEAQHPDNPPVPFSFQTEKIEREQINCYITYTTEETHEFLRTGLDRSPMYTGKIQGLGPRYCPSIEDKIVRFADKDRHQIFLEPEGFNNPEVYVNGFSTSLPGDVQEKAIRTVPGMENAQILRLGYAVEYDFFPSYQVHSTLETKLVEGLYFAGQINGTSGYEEAAAQGLVAGINAAMKLLDREAFILDRSEAYIGVMVDDLINKMILEPYRMFTSRAEFRLLLRHDNADLRLMETGHRIGLISDAVFEKMSRRREEIELLQHKINGMSITQDQFNEYADSVGTTGIKQQTPLHLVLRRPEVTLKDLINIIAEIDGEYSESTVAEVEFACKYEGFLKRQQELVDKFKKMEDTIIPDWLDYRAISSMSTESREKLAQVRPRSLGQAARISGVRHSDVTILMIHIEKGARSNGGVSRETVLV, from the coding sequence ATGAATAGATTTGATGTGGTTGTCGCTGGCGGGGGGCACGCCGGAATTGAAGCGGCGTTGGCAACCGCCCGACTCGGTTTGAAAACAGCGATGGTGACGCTCAAAAAAGAAACCATCGGGAAAATGTCCTGCAATCCGGCAATTGGCGGACTAGCGAAAGGACACCTCGTTCGCGAGATCGACGCGCTGGGTGGCGAAATGGGCAAAATTATCGACAAAACCGGTATTCATTTCAAAATGCTCAATCGTTCCAAAGGTCCGGCAGTTTGGTCGCCGCGGGCGCAGGCGGATCGGCTGGAATACATGTACGATGCACAGCGACGCATTTTTGCGCAGGAAAATCTGGAAGTGATCGCCGGTTCCGTAATCGGCGTGATTCAGCAAAACGGCAAAGTTGTCGCCGCCAAGCTGGAAGATGGCAGCGAAATTCCCTGCCGCGCAATTGTACTCACTTGCGGCACTTTTTTGAACGGCTGCATTCATATCGGATTAAACAATATGGCGAGTGGTCGCGCCGGGGAAAAAGCGGTTAAGGGACTGACGGAATCGCTGCTGGAAATGGGGTTTCAGACCGGGCGATTGAAAACAGGTACGCCGCCGCGAGTGCATATCGACAGTATTGATTTCAGTAAAACCGAAGCGCAGCATCCGGACAATCCGCCGGTGCCGTTTTCGTTTCAGACGGAAAAAATTGAACGCGAACAGATTAATTGTTACATCACGTACACGACAGAGGAAACGCACGAATTTTTGCGCACCGGGTTGGATCGCTCACCGATGTATACCGGTAAAATTCAGGGGTTGGGACCGCGTTACTGCCCGTCTATCGAGGATAAAATTGTGCGGTTCGCCGATAAAGATCGCCACCAGATTTTTCTGGAGCCGGAAGGTTTCAACAATCCTGAAGTGTATGTGAACGGTTTTTCCACCAGCCTCCCGGGCGATGTGCAGGAAAAAGCGATTCGCACCGTTCCGGGAATGGAAAATGCGCAGATTCTGCGGCTCGGTTACGCAGTGGAGTACGACTTTTTTCCGTCGTATCAGGTGCATTCGACCCTCGAAACGAAGTTGGTTGAAGGCTTGTATTTCGCCGGACAAATTAACGGAACCTCGGGTTACGAAGAAGCTGCTGCGCAGGGATTGGTCGCCGGCATCAACGCGGCGATGAAATTGCTCGATCGCGAGGCGTTTATTCTGGATCGCTCCGAAGCTTACATCGGCGTGATGGTGGATGATTTGATCAACAAAATGATTCTGGAGCCGTATCGCATGTTTACGTCGCGGGCGGAATTTCGGTTGCTGTTGCGCCACGACAATGCAGATTTGCGATTGATGGAAACCGGTCATCGCATCGGATTGATTTCTGATGCCGTGTTTGAAAAAATGTCTCGTCGCCGCGAAGAAATCGAATTGTTGCAACACAAGATTAACGGCATGTCGATTACGCAAGATCAGTTTAATGAATACGCCGATTCGGTGGGAACCACGGGTATCAAACAGCAGACGCCGTTGCATCTGGTGCTCCGCCGCCCCGAAGTGACGCTCAAAGATTTGATAAATATCATTGCTGAGATTGATGGCGAATACAGCGAGTCTACCGTTGCGGAGGTTGAGTTTGCCTGCAAATATGAAGGCTTTTTGAAGCGCCAGCAGGAATTGGTGGATAAGTTCAAAAAAATGGAAGATACGATTATTCCGGACTGGTTGGATTATCGGGCAATTTCGTCAATGTCAACCGAAAGCCGGGAAAAGCTGGCACAAGTTCGCCCGCGTTCATTGGGACAAGCCGCGCGCATTTCCGGCGTACGCCACAGTGATGTTACGATATTGATGATCCATATCGAAAAAGGCGCTCGGAGCAATGGTGGTGTTTCACGTGAAACAGTTTTAGTGTGA
- the mnmE gene encoding tRNA uridine-5-carboxymethylaminomethyl(34) synthesis GTPase MnmE gives MKYISRDDTIVALSTPMGSGAIAVVRLSGAQSLDILNPLLKRAITPEHARQAVFNELRGTENGASLDQVVTTFFQSPKSYTGEDLVEISCHCNPLIINRIISEIVRRGARIADPGEFTFRAFLNGKMDLSQAEAVSEIISARSRQSVSQSLRHLEGRLSEKIHEIKTDILNHLALLEINLDFSDEEIEVMPVAEMSAKMRQVIGQIESLLNTYDYGRLLQEGVKLLILGKPNVGKSSLLNQLLQRDRAIVSDIPGTTRDYIEATMELDGLAVQAVDTAGIRKTEDKIEAIGVQRAMEHIQTADVALCIFDGHTGLDADDRVLLDIIRDHGEAVNIVLALNKSDLPENSQTRTTLEKLNFPLVQISAKTGAGAAALKHALKQVLISDTSMESEEIVVTSARHKNVLERTITALQNAIEAIEMHATEEIISVDIRLALDCLGEITGETTPDDVINHIFANFCIGK, from the coding sequence ATGAAATACATTTCCCGGGATGATACAATTGTTGCGCTATCCACGCCGATGGGCAGCGGGGCAATTGCCGTTGTTCGGCTGAGCGGCGCACAGTCGCTGGATATTCTCAATCCGTTGCTCAAACGCGCGATCACGCCGGAACATGCCCGACAGGCCGTATTCAACGAATTGCGCGGAACGGAAAACGGCGCATCGCTGGATCAGGTGGTTACCACATTTTTTCAATCCCCGAAATCATACACCGGCGAGGATCTGGTGGAAATCAGCTGCCACTGCAATCCGTTGATTATCAACCGGATTATCAGCGAAATTGTGCGGCGCGGCGCCCGGATTGCCGATCCCGGCGAGTTCACTTTTCGGGCGTTTTTGAATGGGAAAATGGATCTCTCGCAGGCGGAAGCCGTGTCCGAAATTATCAGTGCGCGCTCTCGCCAAAGTGTTTCGCAATCGTTGCGGCATCTCGAAGGGCGTCTTTCGGAAAAAATTCACGAGATCAAAACCGATATTTTGAACCATCTCGCGCTGCTGGAAATAAATCTCGATTTTTCTGATGAAGAAATTGAAGTGATGCCGGTTGCCGAAATGTCCGCAAAAATGCGGCAAGTGATCGGCCAAATTGAATCGCTGCTGAACACTTACGATTACGGACGGCTGTTGCAGGAAGGCGTGAAGCTTCTCATTTTGGGCAAACCGAATGTCGGGAAATCCAGCCTGTTGAACCAGTTGCTCCAGCGCGACCGCGCGATTGTCAGCGATATTCCCGGCACCACCCGCGATTACATCGAAGCGACGATGGAGCTGGACGGATTGGCGGTTCAGGCGGTGGACACCGCAGGCATCCGCAAAACCGAAGACAAAATCGAAGCGATCGGCGTTCAGCGGGCGATGGAGCACATCCAAACGGCAGATGTTGCGTTGTGCATTTTTGACGGCCACACCGGATTGGACGCAGATGACCGCGTGTTGCTGGACATTATCCGCGATCACGGCGAAGCGGTGAACATCGTGCTGGCGTTGAACAAATCGGATCTGCCCGAAAATTCCCAAACCCGGACAACGCTGGAAAAACTAAATTTTCCGCTGGTGCAAATTTCAGCAAAAACCGGCGCCGGCGCTGCAGCGTTAAAACATGCGCTAAAGCAGGTCCTCATCAGCGATACCAGCATGGAATCCGAGGAAATTGTAGTAACCAGCGCCCGCCACAAAAACGTGCTGGAGCGAACCATCACCGCGCTGCAAAACGCCATCGAAGCCATCGAAATGCACGCCACAGAAGAAATTATTTCGGTGGATATTCGCTTGGCGCTCGATTGCCTCGGCGAGATCACCGGCGAAACCACACCGGATGATGTGATCAATCATATTTTTGCCAATTTTTGCATCGGCAAATAA
- the egtD gene encoding L-histidine N(alpha)-methyltransferase has translation MSKSYKILSPQDLQNVSNSETTFALDVLNGLSEHPKRLSSKYFYDDTGSVYFQKIMNLPEYYLTRCETEIIETQKSALLPLLLDESFNIVELGAGDGSKTSLLIEYFQNQGLAFQYIPIDISEGAMRELTDTMQKRFPDITTTGIVAEYFDGLKWLSTYNDRRNLVLILGSNLGNFPKPQAKVFLRSLWNTLNNGDYVFIGFDLKKDIDLMLDAYNDSQGITAAFNLNLLNRINRELGGNFDLNKFRFFATYNVFSGAIESYLVSLENQEVSIQKLGQTFSFRSWEPIHTEYSYKYLASDILELAEATGYQIIKQLFDSKRYFTDSVWKVQKKA, from the coding sequence ATGAGCAAATCATACAAAATACTATCACCACAAGATCTGCAGAATGTTAGCAACAGCGAAACCACCTTTGCGCTGGATGTGCTGAACGGTCTTTCCGAACACCCTAAACGATTGTCGTCCAAATATTTTTACGACGACACCGGCTCCGTCTATTTTCAAAAAATCATGAACTTGCCAGAATATTACCTCACCCGCTGCGAGACAGAGATCATTGAAACGCAAAAATCTGCGCTGTTACCACTATTGCTGGATGAATCATTCAACATCGTTGAACTTGGTGCGGGCGACGGCAGCAAAACCAGCCTGCTCATCGAATATTTCCAAAATCAGGGATTGGCATTCCAATACATACCGATTGACATATCCGAAGGTGCCATGCGCGAACTAACGGACACGATGCAAAAACGCTTTCCGGACATTACAACAACCGGCATTGTTGCGGAATATTTTGACGGTTTAAAATGGCTTTCCACCTACAACGACCGCCGAAATCTGGTTTTGATTTTGGGCTCAAACCTCGGCAATTTTCCGAAACCGCAGGCAAAAGTGTTTTTGCGCAGCCTCTGGAATACGCTCAACAATGGCGATTATGTATTTATCGGATTTGATTTAAAGAAAGATATCGACTTGATGCTTGACGCCTACAATGATTCCCAGGGCATTACCGCAGCATTCAACCTGAATTTGCTCAACCGGATCAACCGGGAACTTGGCGGCAATTTCGACCTGAACAAATTTCGCTTTTTTGCCACCTACAATGTTTTCTCCGGTGCGATCGAAAGCTATTTAGTCAGCCTGGAAAACCAGGAAGTGTCCATTCAAAAACTGGGGCAGACATTCTCGTTTCGTTCGTGGGAACCTATCCACACGGAGTATTCCTACAAATATCTCGCATCGGACATTCTGGAACTCGCCGAAGCAACCGGCTACCAGATCATTAAACAACTCTTCGACTCAAAGCGCTATTTCACAGACTCCGTCTGGAAAGTGCAAAAAAAAGCATAA
- a CDS encoding heme-binding domain-containing protein, which translates to MLRWILIGVAAVLVLIQLVPVDRSNPPATEKLVMPDNVQQIMQRSCFDCHSNETVWPWYSYVAPVSWLVKHDVEEGREHLNFSEWDKLNQKRKMKRLEEIVEEVEEGKMPMPIYLIMHGDAEVSAAELAVLREWTQQELGNLGGADMGSSNDGEEAHEEEH; encoded by the coding sequence ATGTTGAGATGGATATTGATTGGTGTTGCGGCTGTTTTGGTGCTCATTCAACTGGTGCCGGTTGATCGTTCAAATCCACCCGCGACTGAAAAACTGGTGATGCCGGACAACGTTCAACAAATTATGCAGCGCTCCTGTTTTGACTGCCATTCAAACGAAACCGTGTGGCCGTGGTATAGCTATGTTGCGCCGGTTTCCTGGCTGGTAAAGCACGATGTGGAAGAAGGTCGCGAACACCTCAATTTTTCCGAATGGGATAAACTGAACCAGAAGCGCAAAATGAAACGGCTGGAAGAAATCGTGGAAGAAGTTGAAGAAGGCAAAATGCCCATGCCGATTTATTTAATTATGCACGGCGATGCAGAAGTGAGCGCAGCGGAACTGGCAGTGTTGCGTGAGTGGACTCAGCAGGAACTCGGCAACCTTGGCGGCGCCGATATGGGAAGCTCAAACGACGGTGAAGAAGCACACGAAGAAGAACATTAA
- a CDS encoding sigma-70 family RNA polymerase sigma factor, with protein MDKARTKQLVKRAKSGDDDAFTELIELYSERIYNLGLRILRRPDDAADVLQETFIKVYEKIDTFDGRADFFTWLYRIATNEALMRIRKEKRTVLSDTELEKYYDRPNSAEIQEWQDVPLRDMLSREFKKHLDKAVEALPEIYRSVFVLRDLESISTRETSKILGITETNVKVRLKRARMYLREQLVDYMNEFQGISS; from the coding sequence ATGGATAAAGCCCGAACAAAACAACTGGTGAAACGCGCCAAATCCGGCGATGACGATGCTTTTACAGAGTTAATTGAGCTTTACAGTGAGCGCATTTACAATTTGGGACTGCGCATTTTGCGTCGCCCGGATGATGCGGCGGATGTGCTTCAGGAAACATTTATCAAGGTTTATGAGAAAATCGATACGTTTGATGGACGTGCGGATTTTTTTACCTGGCTGTATCGCATCGCAACCAATGAAGCGCTGATGCGTATCCGCAAAGAAAAACGAACCGTGCTCAGCGATACAGAGCTGGAAAAATATTACGATCGCCCGAACAGTGCGGAAATTCAGGAGTGGCAGGATGTGCCGCTGCGCGATATGCTCAGCAGAGAATTCAAAAAGCATCTGGACAAAGCGGTAGAAGCGCTGCCGGAAATTTATCGCTCCGTGTTTGTGCTGCGCGATCTGGAAAGTATCTCCACCCGGGAAACCAGCAAAATTTTGGGCATCACCGAAACCAACGTAAAGGTTCGGCTGAAACGTGCCCGAATGTATTTGAGAGAGCAATTGGTTGATTACATGAACGAATTTCAGGGGATTTCGTCATAA
- a CDS encoding ATP-grasp domain-containing protein produces the protein MKRILLVIPSSTYRTHDFMVAAQKIGVELIVAADHRQAMAALVPDTTLALNFRKPETLAEGIKQFVARRGFEHPAFDAIVGVDDTSAYVAALLAQILHLPHNPVEAVRSARNKYQMRQKIAAAGLNYPFFRIFPAKKNPSRIAKQIDFPCVLKPLFLSASRGVIRANNRDEFVAAFERISNLIADPAVAAKAYNDEASHILVESYIPGVEIALEGILINGEFKTLAIFDKPDPLEGPHFVETIYATPSLLPAYVQREVTHSVHRAALGMGLRNGPVHAEVRINDKGSFVIELAARSIGGLCSRVLRFGDGITLEELILRQAIGEDISNIQRERSAAAVMMIPIPKSGMLKSINGVDEAKAVPGIENVIITIPVDQPVEPMPWGGRYLGFIFARETLPEEAEAAIREAHSKLHFVIE, from the coding sequence ATGAAACGCATCCTGCTCGTTATTCCATCCAGCACTTATCGCACGCACGATTTTATGGTTGCGGCGCAAAAAATCGGCGTTGAGCTGATTGTCGCGGCAGATCACCGGCAGGCAATGGCTGCGCTGGTGCCGGACACAACGCTCGCGCTGAACTTCCGGAAACCGGAAACGCTCGCCGAGGGCATCAAACAATTTGTGGCCCGACGCGGTTTTGAACATCCGGCGTTCGATGCCATTGTGGGCGTGGACGATACATCCGCATATGTTGCCGCGCTGCTGGCGCAAATATTACATTTGCCCCACAATCCTGTGGAAGCGGTTCGCTCGGCGCGCAACAAATATCAAATGCGCCAAAAAATTGCCGCAGCCGGATTGAATTATCCCTTTTTCCGGATTTTCCCGGCGAAGAAAAATCCCTCGCGAATCGCCAAACAAATCGATTTTCCCTGTGTGCTGAAACCGCTGTTTCTGTCCGCCAGTCGCGGCGTGATTCGCGCAAACAATCGCGATGAATTTGTGGCAGCGTTCGAGCGCATCAGCAATTTGATCGCCGATCCGGCTGTTGCCGCAAAAGCATATAATGACGAAGCCAGCCATATTTTGGTGGAGAGCTACATTCCCGGCGTGGAAATTGCCCTTGAAGGCATTCTCATCAACGGCGAATTTAAAACGCTGGCGATTTTCGATAAACCCGATCCGCTGGAAGGCCCTCATTTTGTGGAAACCATCTACGCGACGCCATCGCTGTTGCCGGCATATGTGCAGCGGGAAGTGACCCATTCTGTGCATCGCGCCGCGTTGGGAATGGGGTTGCGCAACGGGCCGGTGCACGCGGAAGTGCGCATCAACGACAAAGGCTCATTTGTGATTGAGCTGGCAGCGCGATCCATCGGCGGACTGTGCTCGCGGGTGCTCCGTTTTGGCGATGGCATAACGCTGGAGGAATTGATTCTCCGGCAGGCGATTGGCGAAGACATCAGCAACATTCAACGGGAACGCTCCGCCGCCGCAGTAATGATGATTCCCATACCGAAAAGCGGTATGCTCAAATCGATCAACGGCGTGGACGAAGCCAAAGCGGTTCCGGGCATCGAAAATGTGATCATCACCATTCCGGTGGATCAGCCGGTGGAACCGATGCCCTGGGGCGGGCGCTATCTCGGGTTCATTTTTGCACGTGAAACGCTCCCGGAAGAAGCCGAAGCCGCCATCCGCGAAGCGCACAGCAAACTCCATTTCGTGATTGAGTAA
- the yidC gene encoding membrane protein insertase YidC gives MENKRAFIGIFLIILVTFTMPYFMQWLSGENPYVPGDLVSDTTRSAMAAKADSDSVATRQLPPQQREEAIRESIDPEPEALAASVTGIESDSSEKQIFFENELVKATLSNRGGGHLVSWELKKHDYYYGGNVNLIQPNITETPFGGNGLALSLVDKDGQNVKLNNLLLQTDLANGQKIILDENNPEASLEFYLPIKGGRIVKEYKLRYDSYAMDVVVRFENPEQFIGNRWYSFGWKNGLAATEENKRDDYDYARGYVSLGGELEKLDVSEEETEKLEKTGQINWTAIRTKYFLAAIIPHVKDDMSVNMTAQAYGEKDHILKVFETDLGVGFPLERAATYTDTFTVYIGPISIGDLEPYNVGLENLVMNRDWYEEIFRPISRWIILPAFTALHNFIPNYGFVIIVFSILVKLLLHPLTKKSYESMSRMQVLSPKMTEMREKYKNEPQRLNSEMMKLYKEQGVNPLGGCLPMLLQMPLLFALFIVFRSTIQLRGEPFVGWITDLSRPDALQLGTTLPFIGDTLHVLPILMGLTMIWQSKMTVTDPKQKAMVYFMPLFLIFIFYSLPSGLNMYYAIFNLLSMVQTHMIKKKMGVADAAATGSSGDDAPKKADKPAPKKALSIKEQIAQRRAGTAQGNRTQRRQSKKK, from the coding sequence ATGGAGAATAAACGCGCGTTTATTGGTATTTTTCTGATTATTCTGGTCACTTTTACCATGCCGTATTTTATGCAGTGGTTAAGTGGCGAAAACCCTTATGTACCCGGTGATCTGGTTAGCGATACTACCCGTTCGGCAATGGCCGCCAAAGCGGATTCGGATTCGGTCGCGACCCGGCAACTGCCGCCGCAACAGCGGGAAGAAGCTATCCGGGAATCGATTGATCCGGAACCCGAAGCGTTGGCCGCATCCGTTACCGGCATCGAAAGCGATTCATCGGAAAAACAAATTTTTTTCGAAAACGAATTAGTGAAAGCTACGCTGAGCAATCGCGGCGGCGGGCATTTGGTATCGTGGGAACTGAAAAAACATGACTACTATTACGGTGGCAACGTTAACCTGATTCAACCCAATATCACCGAAACGCCTTTTGGTGGCAACGGGCTGGCGCTTTCGCTGGTGGACAAAGACGGTCAAAATGTGAAGTTGAATAATCTGCTTCTGCAAACCGATCTCGCCAACGGCCAGAAAATTATTCTGGACGAAAACAACCCGGAAGCATCGCTGGAATTCTATCTGCCCATCAAAGGCGGCAGAATTGTAAAGGAATACAAGCTCCGTTACGATAGCTACGCGATGGATGTTGTGGTGCGGTTCGAAAATCCCGAGCAGTTTATCGGCAATCGCTGGTATTCGTTCGGCTGGAAAAACGGGCTGGCAGCCACCGAAGAAAACAAACGCGATGATTACGATTACGCGCGCGGTTACGTTTCGCTCGGCGGTGAACTGGAAAAGCTGGATGTTTCCGAAGAAGAAACTGAAAAGCTGGAAAAAACCGGTCAGATCAACTGGACGGCCATTCGAACCAAATATTTTCTCGCCGCAATTATTCCGCATGTCAAAGATGATATGAGCGTGAACATGACGGCGCAGGCGTATGGCGAAAAAGATCATATCCTGAAAGTGTTTGAAACAGATTTGGGCGTTGGTTTTCCATTGGAAAGAGCCGCCACTTACACCGACACATTTACCGTGTATATCGGTCCGATCAGCATTGGCGATCTGGAGCCATATAATGTAGGGCTGGAAAACCTGGTGATGAACCGCGATTGGTATGAGGAAATTTTCCGTCCGATCAGCCGTTGGATCATTCTCCCGGCGTTTACAGCGCTGCACAATTTTATCCCGAATTACGGTTTTGTGATTATTGTTTTCTCGATATTGGTGAAACTGCTGCTGCACCCGCTCACCAAAAAAAGCTACGAATCCATGAGCCGGATGCAGGTGCTTAGCCCCAAAATGACCGAAATGCGGGAAAAATACAAAAACGAGCCCCAACGCCTCAATAGCGAAATGATGAAGCTTTACAAAGAACAGGGGGTAAATCCGCTCGGCGGATGTTTGCCGATGTTGCTGCAAATGCCGCTGTTATTTGCGCTGTTCATTGTGTTTCGCTCTACCATTCAGTTACGGGGCGAACCGTTCGTTGGTTGGATTACCGACCTGTCGCGACCGGACGCGCTGCAGTTGGGGACAACGTTGCCGTTCATTGGCGATACGCTGCACGTTCTGCCGATTTTGATGGGCTTAACAATGATCTGGCAATCGAAAATGACGGTCACCGATCCGAAACAGAAGGCCATGGTTTATTTTATGCCGCTGTTCCTGATTTTCATTTTTTATTCGCTGCCTTCCGGTTTGAACATGTATTACGCCATTTTCAACCTGTTGAGCATGGTGCAAACACATATGATCAAGAAAAAAATGGGCGTAGCAGATGCCGCCGCAACCGGTAGCTCCGGTGACGACGCACCCAAAAAAGCAGATAAACCGGCGCCCAAAAAAGCGCTGTCCATTAAAGAGCAAATTGCCCAACGACGGGCCGGAACCGCTCAGGGCAATCGCACCCAGCGCCGTCAATCAAAAAAGAAGTAA